Proteins encoded by one window of Candidatus Methylomirabilota bacterium:
- a CDS encoding TetR family transcriptional regulator C-terminal domain-containing protein — translation MKRKAPRRQPPTPHAHQLPASSIQAPASSIQVIEERFAPIVAAVARVARGGDPPAVRLEGAMEIIFGAYGQSDPDFSEMLLTGWMRARHDKHHRLALAWQREQLRLSLEEILQAGVATGAFRKELDTGAVAAVMLGAAEGCLLQSATQGGAVPPGELVKALLSLALSGG, via the coding sequence GTGAAGCGGAAAGCTCCCCGACGCCAGCCCCCGACACCCCATGCGCACCAGCTGCCCGCTTCGAGCATCCAGGCCCCCGCTTCGAGCATTCAAGTCATAGAGGAGCGCTTCGCGCCCATCGTCGCGGCGGTCGCCCGCGTGGCTCGCGGCGGCGATCCCCCGGCGGTCAGGCTCGAGGGCGCGATGGAGATCATCTTCGGCGCCTACGGCCAGAGCGATCCCGACTTCTCCGAGATGCTCCTGACTGGCTGGATGCGGGCGCGTCACGACAAGCACCACCGACTGGCGCTGGCCTGGCAGCGGGAGCAGCTCCGGCTGTCGCTCGAGGAGATTCTCCAGGCGGGCGTGGCGACGGGAGCGTTCAGGAAGGAGCTCGATACGGGCGCCGTCGCCGCCGTCATGCTGGGCGCGGCCGAGGGGTGCCTGCTCCAGTCAGCCACACAGGGCGGGGCCGTGCCGCCGGGTGAGCTCGTGAAAGCGCTGCTGAGCCTCGCGCTCAGCGGGGGCTGA